One window from the genome of Chroococcidiopsis sp. TS-821 encodes:
- a CDS encoding SRPBCC family protein produces the protein MELTPQDKSSEQSPESIEAGEKERWASLIGGGAMVLMGLRQRSLRGVLMAVAGGGLLYQGAKKQSTLKQAQEALGLNQPIKVEKTVTINKPAAELYSYWRDFEKLPTFMKHLESVTVLDDKRSHWVAKAPLDAKVEWDAEIIQEQENELIAWASTEDADIENSGFVRFKPAPGNRGTEVKVVMEYNPPGGAIASALAKLFGEEPDQQIGDELRRFKQLMEAGEIATTEGQPSGRD, from the coding sequence ATGGAATTAACACCACAAGATAAATCAAGCGAACAATCGCCAGAATCTATCGAAGCAGGCGAAAAAGAACGCTGGGCGTCGTTAATCGGTGGCGGTGCAATGGTATTAATGGGTTTAAGACAGCGATCGCTGCGTGGCGTGTTAATGGCGGTTGCAGGCGGTGGCTTACTATACCAAGGAGCAAAAAAACAAAGTACGCTCAAGCAAGCCCAAGAAGCGCTTGGCTTGAATCAACCGATTAAAGTCGAAAAAACGGTAACGATTAATAAACCAGCAGCAGAACTTTATAGCTACTGGCGCGATTTTGAAAAATTACCGACATTCATGAAGCATCTTGAATCGGTAACAGTGTTAGACGATAAGCGATCGCACTGGGTAGCTAAAGCGCCCCTCGATGCTAAAGTTGAATGGGATGCCGAAATTATTCAAGAGCAAGAAAACGAATTGATCGCGTGGGCTTCAACCGAAGACGCAGATATAGAAAATTCCGGTTTTGTGCGCTTTAAACCCGCCCCAGGAAATCGCGGAACTGAAGTCAAAGTTGTCATGGAATACAACCCGCCAGGAGGGGCGATCGCTTCCGCCCTTGCTAAACTTTTTGGCGAAGAACCCGACCAACAAATCGGTGACGAATTGCGTCGCTTTAAGCAACTTATGGAAGCTGGAGAAATCGCGACAACCGAAGGTCAACCTTCCGGTAGAGATTAG
- a CDS encoding DUF6335 family protein, producing the protein MAEKVNPDEDFINDEDLEDTNPSYGTGVHTPPGVDAGRAEGWRDRMSDYTDVSPELSGGDLDAAWDQADVAGEEAVGGTAPTPDQNVVDEIGAAVGLDMAEEEYVHTTEVLNIRDDRRWELDPQSSEDYEEHAD; encoded by the coding sequence ATGGCTGAAAAAGTAAATCCAGACGAAGATTTTATTAATGATGAAGACCTAGAAGACACAAATCCATCGTATGGTACCGGAGTACACACACCACCAGGAGTTGATGCAGGTAGAGCAGAGGGTTGGCGCGATCGCATGAGTGACTACACCGATGTTAGTCCAGAATTATCAGGTGGGGACTTGGATGCAGCATGGGATCAAGCTGATGTTGCGGGGGAAGAAGCCGTAGGAGGAACTGCGCCAACTCCCGACCAGAACGTTGTCGATGAAATCGGTGCTGCTGTAGGTTTAGATATGGCAGAAGAAGAGTACGTCCATACAACCGAAGTGTTGAACATTCGTGACGATCGCCGTTGGGAATTAGACCCGCAATCCTCCGAAGACTATGAAGAACACGCAGATTAA
- a CDS encoding DJ-1/PfpI/YhbO family deglycase/protease — translation MTISSNSRSRKKVAILIENGVEDVEFQIPYNALKQAGFDVTILGSRTNETYKGKQGKLAKEADGTTTEAMASEFDAVIVPGGMAPDRMRRNPNTVRFVQEAMEQGKIVAAVCHGPQVLIEGDLLKGKTATGFIAVRKDMINAGANYVDEPVVVDGNLITSRQPGDLPIFTTAILSRLGYGGKEAALPDETDRNAEWWKLADAWGGSKKGEIVQALNTALAGERYAQEALEQYAQKESDSEVRSLFQQMMQNKLQHIQKLEARLAALGEKPSLTANIADKYAKVKAALRGSDDIYQIRSALGDLQTGINDISTLMVSTSDPVTTDLLRDIAQDMMQQEQQLVKLYRARVGSEIKPGKPTTGPAIAAQ, via the coding sequence ATGACAATTTCTAGCAATTCTCGAAGTCGCAAAAAAGTAGCTATTCTCATTGAGAACGGAGTTGAGGACGTCGAATTTCAAATACCATACAATGCTTTAAAGCAAGCAGGATTTGACGTCACAATTTTGGGTTCGCGTACGAATGAAACGTACAAAGGTAAGCAAGGAAAGCTAGCTAAAGAAGCCGACGGAACCACCACAGAAGCAATGGCTTCCGAGTTTGATGCTGTAATCGTTCCTGGCGGTATGGCTCCCGATCGGATGCGCCGCAACCCGAATACTGTACGCTTTGTGCAAGAAGCTATGGAACAAGGCAAAATCGTGGCGGCGGTTTGTCACGGACCACAAGTTTTGATTGAAGGCGACTTGCTAAAAGGTAAAACAGCGACTGGCTTTATTGCAGTGCGTAAGGACATGATTAACGCGGGAGCAAATTATGTTGATGAGCCGGTAGTCGTCGATGGTAACTTGATTACTTCGCGTCAACCTGGAGATTTGCCAATCTTTACAACTGCGATTTTGAGCCGTTTAGGTTACGGTGGTAAAGAAGCTGCGCTTCCCGACGAAACTGATAGAAATGCAGAATGGTGGAAACTCGCTGATGCGTGGGGTGGTTCGAAAAAAGGTGAAATCGTCCAAGCTTTAAATACGGCGTTGGCGGGTGAGCGTTATGCGCAAGAAGCACTAGAGCAATATGCACAAAAAGAATCAGATAGCGAAGTGCGATCGCTCTTTCAACAAATGATGCAAAATAAATTGCAGCACATCCAAAAGCTAGAAGCACGTTTAGCTGCTTTGGGAGAAAAACCATCATTAACTGCAAATATTGCTGATAAATACGCCAAAGTCAAAGCTGCACTTCGCGGTAGTGACGATATCTATCAAATCCGCAGCGCGTTAGGTGACTTGCAAACAGGGATCAACGATATTTCTACCTTGATGGTAAGTACCAGCGACCCTGTAACGACTGACCTATTACGCGATATTGCTCAAGATATGATGCAGCAAGAGCAACAGCTAGTCAAACTTTATCGCGCACGTGTAGGAAGCGAAATCAAACCAGGTAAACCAACAACCGGACCTGCGATCGCTGCTCAGTAA
- a CDS encoding cupin domain-containing protein, whose product MSDTTVIKVSSSHSPHGAMGQKYLASGKTVSMRLWENEQPGEPKPEATREYETVGYVIQGRAELHLEGQKLLLEPGDSWVVPKGASHTYKILESFTAVEATSPPAQVHGRDEA is encoded by the coding sequence ATGAGTGACACTACGGTTATTAAAGTCAGTTCGAGTCATTCGCCACACGGCGCAATGGGGCAAAAATATCTTGCGTCGGGTAAAACCGTTTCCATGCGGCTTTGGGAAAATGAACAACCAGGCGAACCAAAACCTGAAGCAACGCGCGAGTACGAAACGGTCGGCTATGTTATTCAGGGTCGTGCAGAGCTACACCTTGAAGGTCAAAAGCTGTTGCTAGAACCAGGAGATTCTTGGGTTGTCCCTAAAGGTGCTTCTCACACATATAAAATCCTTGAATCTTTTACCGCCGTTGAAGCTACAAGTCCACCCGCCCAAGTACATGGGCGCGATGAGGCTTAA
- a CDS encoding phosphatidylserine/phosphatidylglycerophosphate/cardiolipin synthase family protein: MIQLYPVFRWLGVAALVIAGVVVFILYFRGTFRDRVEYKIKNVPAPRDPRFPLALASLSNSVTTSGRLTGFWVESEAINAARLAAIRSAQHAIHFETFFMTPGRRVNDLADALIERAQAGVEVEMVVDQYGAKKLSRRYWHRLRAAGINIHFYNDFNWKAPVDYFARTHRKLLLIDGKVGLIGGAGISDYWDGVDKIQDTGPWYDFEMRWEGEVVAALEGIFMQHWTYVRGTANLDPQIFNPLPNDDATVLVTAGDDPSYRASSVRALFQVSISAAKQRIWIASPYFVPDENLRRELVSAKNNGIDVRILTNGSQCDKKFVYYASCELYGNLLKAGVKIYEYQPSMMHAKALLLDRDWVSSGSANFDPRSFFHNDELDISSADEQLVQNIEQFFLKGFAKSDQIDRTQWRKRPIWQRIAGRVVLFFQWQL; the protein is encoded by the coding sequence ATGATCCAACTTTATCCAGTGTTCCGTTGGTTGGGCGTAGCAGCGTTAGTAATAGCAGGTGTCGTTGTTTTTATTTTGTACTTTAGAGGAACGTTTCGCGATCGCGTCGAGTACAAAATCAAAAACGTTCCCGCGCCGCGCGATCCGCGATTTCCTTTAGCACTTGCTAGCCTATCAAACTCTGTGACAACCAGCGGACGCTTGACAGGTTTTTGGGTAGAATCAGAAGCCATTAATGCAGCAAGACTTGCAGCTATTCGCAGCGCCCAGCATGCAATTCATTTTGAAACCTTTTTCATGACTCCAGGGCGACGCGTCAATGACTTAGCCGATGCACTAATTGAACGCGCGCAAGCAGGGGTTGAAGTTGAAATGGTTGTCGATCAATACGGTGCAAAAAAACTGTCGCGGCGTTATTGGCATCGATTACGCGCTGCTGGAATTAATATCCATTTTTACAACGATTTTAACTGGAAAGCTCCGGTAGATTACTTTGCGCGCACGCACCGCAAACTACTGCTCATCGACGGTAAAGTAGGCTTAATTGGTGGCGCAGGAATTTCTGACTATTGGGACGGAGTTGACAAGATCCAAGATACAGGTCCTTGGTACGATTTTGAGATGCGCTGGGAAGGTGAAGTCGTCGCCGCCCTTGAAGGAATATTCATGCAGCACTGGACTTACGTACGCGGTACTGCTAACTTAGACCCTCAAATTTTTAATCCGCTACCCAACGATGATGCAACTGTTCTAGTCACCGCCGGTGACGATCCTTCGTATCGCGCCTCATCGGTAAGAGCATTATTTCAAGTAAGTATCTCGGCTGCAAAACAACGAATTTGGATTGCTAGCCCCTACTTCGTCCCTGACGAAAACTTGCGAAGAGAACTCGTCAGCGCAAAAAATAATGGAATTGATGTCCGCATTCTGACAAATGGTAGTCAGTGTGACAAGAAATTTGTCTACTACGCCTCGTGCGAACTTTACGGCAATTTACTCAAAGCAGGCGTGAAAATTTATGAATACCAACCGAGTATGATGCACGCCAAAGCCTTGCTGTTAGACCGTGACTGGGTGAGTAGCGGAAGTGCAAATTTCGATCCGCGCAGTTTCTTTCACAATGACGAACTGGATATATCTTCTGCTGACGAGCAACTCGTGCAAAATATCGAGCAATTTTTTCTTAAAGGATTTGCTAAAAGCGACCAGATCGATCGAACTCAGTGGCGTAAGCGTCCAATTTGGCAACGCATCGCGGGTAGAGTTGTATTATTCTTTCAATGGCAATTATAA
- a CDS encoding phosphoglucomutase/phosphomannomutase family protein, giving the protein MPVAGNAIKFGTDGWRGIIGDEFTFDNLSLVAPIAAKVLSQTYGDTGSNTVIVGYDRRFMAEVFAQKAAKAVTEAGFDVLLSETYAPTPAFSLAAKQHNALGALVITASHNPGSYLGLKVKGAFGGSVPPEVTRNIEALLSEPLPTQTTGKISHFNPWQNYCETLRAKVDIEKIRACITQGKLSVFADAMHGAASGGLSQILGVPIEEINSDRDPLFGGGAPEPLPRYLSRLFRLMRSHQRSAAGALAVGLVFDGDADRIAAVDGQGNFLSSQVLIPILIEHLAVERGLTGEIVKTVSGSDLIPKVAALHQLSVYETPIGYKYIADRMLETQVLLGGEESGGIGYGTHIPERDALLSALYVLEAIATSQTDLSDLYRQLQAKTNFTSAYDRIDLPLASMEVRSRLLAQLQNQPPSEIAGERVQDCLSIDGYKFRLADNSWLMIRFSGTEPVLRLYCEAPTMQQVHRTLAWAKQWAGG; this is encoded by the coding sequence ATGCCAGTTGCTGGAAATGCAATCAAATTTGGTACAGACGGTTGGCGAGGAATCATTGGTGATGAGTTTACCTTTGATAATCTTTCGCTAGTTGCGCCGATCGCAGCAAAAGTATTATCGCAAACGTATGGCGATACGGGTAGCAATACGGTTATTGTGGGTTATGACCGTCGCTTTATGGCAGAAGTGTTTGCCCAAAAAGCCGCAAAAGCCGTCACCGAAGCTGGTTTTGATGTCTTGCTTTCAGAAACTTACGCTCCTACCCCAGCGTTTAGCTTAGCAGCAAAGCAGCATAATGCATTAGGTGCATTAGTCATTACAGCAAGTCACAATCCTGGTAGCTATCTAGGATTAAAGGTCAAAGGTGCTTTTGGTGGTTCGGTTCCGCCGGAAGTCACGCGAAACATTGAAGCATTGCTGAGTGAACCATTACCTACCCAGACAACGGGCAAGATATCGCACTTTAACCCTTGGCAAAACTACTGCGAAACCTTACGCGCGAAAGTCGATATTGAAAAAATTCGCGCTTGTATTACGCAAGGAAAGTTGAGTGTATTTGCAGATGCAATGCACGGTGCTGCGTCTGGCGGGTTGTCGCAGATCTTGGGAGTACCCATCGAGGAAATCAATAGCGATCGCGATCCTCTGTTTGGTGGCGGTGCGCCGGAACCGCTACCGCGTTACTTATCACGTTTATTTCGCTTGATGCGATCGCACCAAAGAAGCGCTGCTGGCGCTTTAGCGGTAGGATTAGTCTTTGATGGCGATGCCGATCGCATTGCTGCGGTAGATGGACAAGGAAATTTCTTGAGTTCGCAAGTTTTAATTCCAATCCTCATCGAACACCTAGCAGTTGAGCGCGGTTTGACTGGCGAGATTGTGAAAACGGTGAGTGGTTCGGATTTAATTCCTAAAGTTGCTGCTTTACACCAATTATCTGTTTATGAAACACCGATTGGTTATAAATACATCGCCGATCGCATGTTAGAAACTCAGGTGTTACTAGGCGGTGAGGAATCGGGCGGAATCGGTTATGGAACGCATATTCCCGAACGCGATGCTTTGTTATCTGCGTTGTACGTCCTCGAAGCGATCGCCACTTCGCAAACCGATTTAAGCGATTTATATCGTCAATTACAGGCAAAAACTAATTTTACTTCTGCCTACGATCGCATTGATTTGCCACTCGCTAGTATGGAAGTGCGATCGCGATTGTTAGCGCAACTCCAAAATCAACCGCCAAGCGAAATCGCGGGCGAACGCGTTCAAGATTGTCTTAGCATCGATGGCTATAAGTTCCGCTTAGCCGATAACAGTTGGTTAATGATTCGTTTTAGTGGAACAGAACCCGTTCTACGCTTGTATTGTGAAGCTCCTACAATGCAACAAGTCCATCGTACCTTAGCTTGGGCGAAACAGTGGGCAGGTGGGTGA
- a CDS encoding zinc-dependent alcohol dehydrogenase: protein MKAVCWYGANDVRVETVPDPKILNPRDAIIKITSTAICGSDLHIYDGYIPTMQKGDILGHEFMGEVVEIGNAVKNVKVGDRVVVPFTISCGNCFFCQRDLWSLCDNSNPNAWMTEVQMGYSPAGLFGYSHLFGGYAGGQAEYARVPFADVGLLKIPDGLADEQVLFLTDIFPTGYMAAENCHIKPGDIVAVWGCGPVGQFAIKSAYMLGAERVIAIDRIPERLQMAKEIGKAEVINYEEIDPGEALKEMTGGRGPDACLDAVGMEAHGTGPMALYDQVKQAVRLETDRPTALRQVILSCSKGGHVSLAGVYGGFLDKIPMGAAMNKGLTFKMGQTHVHRYLKPLLERIQNGEIDPSFVITHRLKLEDAPHGYEIFKHKKDNCIKVVLKP from the coding sequence ATGAAAGCTGTTTGCTGGTATGGCGCTAACGATGTGCGGGTCGAGACAGTGCCAGATCCAAAAATTCTCAATCCCCGCGATGCGATTATTAAAATTACATCAACCGCAATCTGTGGTTCAGATTTACACATCTACGATGGCTACATTCCCACGATGCAAAAAGGTGACATCCTCGGTCACGAATTTATGGGAGAAGTTGTCGAGATTGGGAACGCTGTTAAGAATGTAAAAGTAGGCGATCGCGTCGTTGTTCCTTTCACTATTTCCTGTGGTAACTGCTTTTTCTGTCAGCGCGATTTGTGGTCTTTGTGCGATAACTCTAACCCCAACGCCTGGATGACGGAAGTGCAAATGGGTTATTCGCCAGCAGGGTTATTTGGCTATTCGCACTTGTTTGGTGGCTACGCTGGGGGTCAAGCGGAATACGCCCGCGTTCCTTTTGCTGATGTCGGTTTGCTCAAAATTCCTGACGGTTTAGCAGACGAGCAAGTATTATTTCTAACTGATATTTTCCCTACAGGCTACATGGCGGCGGAGAATTGCCATATCAAACCTGGTGATATCGTCGCCGTTTGGGGCTGTGGACCTGTCGGACAGTTTGCGATTAAAAGTGCTTATATGCTAGGTGCAGAACGCGTCATCGCGATCGATCGCATTCCGGAACGCCTACAAATGGCAAAAGAAATTGGTAAAGCTGAGGTCATTAACTACGAAGAAATTGACCCAGGCGAAGCCCTCAAAGAAATGACTGGCGGTCGCGGTCCTGATGCTTGTCTTGATGCTGTGGGTATGGAAGCACACGGAACCGGACCAATGGCGCTTTACGACCAAGTTAAGCAAGCGGTACGCCTAGAAACCGATCGCCCAACTGCACTGCGACAAGTTATCTTGTCGTGTAGCAAAGGCGGTCACGTCTCACTCGCTGGCGTTTATGGTGGCTTCCTCGATAAAATTCCAATGGGTGCGGCGATGAACAAAGGTTTGACTTTCAAAATGGGACAAACGCACGTCCATCGCTATTTGAAACCTTTGTTAGAACGAATTCAAAACGGCGAAATTGACCCTTCTTTTGTGATCACGCATCGGCTGAAGTTAGAAGATGCACCGCACGGGTACGAGATTTTTAAGCACAAAAAAGACAATTGCATCAAGGTTGTACTTAAGCCATAA
- a CDS encoding orange carotenoid protein N-terminal domain-containing protein translates to MTSANTDVLNQSVKAFKQLDIDDRLAAMALIYQDVASAVPPEVGNASEVSGLVAKIQELSQERQVDALRDLLPASRNDQNETTLDPNPAKALTELVSGENTVPTGEYGSMKTESKLAFWYQVAQKLGNGVVGIPNDYNPSAKVTELLNSLRSLDTEQKLNFLTQVV, encoded by the coding sequence ATGACTTCTGCGAACACGGATGTTCTCAATCAATCTGTAAAAGCTTTCAAACAATTAGATATCGACGATCGCCTAGCAGCGATGGCGCTAATTTATCAAGATGTGGCTAGCGCGGTTCCCCCCGAAGTAGGAAATGCATCAGAAGTATCAGGATTAGTCGCTAAAATTCAGGAACTGTCTCAAGAAAGACAAGTTGATGCGTTGCGCGATCTCTTACCTGCAAGCCGCAACGATCAAAATGAAACAACGCTCGATCCTAATCCAGCTAAGGCGTTAACCGAACTCGTTTCTGGTGAAAATACTGTTCCTACCGGCGAGTATGGCTCCATGAAAACCGAGTCAAAGTTAGCATTTTGGTATCAAGTGGCGCAAAAGCTTGGTAATGGTGTTGTTGGAATACCTAACGACTATAACCCTTCGGCAAAAGTAACTGAGTTGTTAAACTCGCTGCGATCGCTCGATACCGAACAGAAGTTGAACTTTTTAACACAAGTTGTTTAG
- a CDS encoding SDR family NAD(P)-dependent oxidoreductase, translating into MSRRLEDKVAIVTGGGTGIGEAIAHKFAKEGAKVVVNGLPDDPIQDVVDAIKKYGGEAVPYAGDVSQEFHAQNCVQTAITAYGQLDILINNAGVFLATAETQDYPVEVFDDTIRMNIRSAFLMTKYALPHLQKSRGNIVSAGSEAGFNGIAQNTPYGGTKGWMHSFMKGVAVEQAKYCIRANCVCPGAIDTAWTRKEKGPMDSKMEKMLIQGTPMARRGTPEEVANVYAFIASSEASYVTGALWLVDGGVTVAKGAVGSDTPMWFRSEPQGELRLEHAQEGLDNKDTQTIK; encoded by the coding sequence GTGAGCCGACGTTTGGAAGACAAAGTTGCGATCGTGACGGGAGGCGGTACGGGAATTGGTGAAGCGATCGCCCATAAGTTTGCCAAAGAAGGTGCAAAAGTTGTTGTCAACGGCTTACCTGACGACCCGATCCAAGATGTTGTAGACGCCATTAAAAAATATGGCGGCGAAGCAGTTCCTTACGCGGGTGATGTTTCTCAAGAGTTCCACGCGCAAAACTGCGTGCAAACGGCAATTACTGCGTATGGACAATTAGATATTCTGATTAACAATGCGGGAGTTTTTCTCGCGACGGCTGAAACGCAAGATTATCCAGTGGAAGTTTTTGACGACACAATTCGGATGAATATCCGTTCTGCGTTCTTAATGACTAAGTATGCCCTACCACACTTGCAAAAATCGCGTGGTAATATCGTCTCTGCTGGTTCGGAAGCAGGGTTTAATGGCATTGCGCAAAACACGCCGTATGGAGGTACGAAAGGCTGGATGCACTCTTTTATGAAGGGTGTTGCGGTCGAGCAAGCAAAGTACTGTATTCGCGCAAACTGCGTTTGTCCTGGGGCGATTGATACTGCATGGACGCGCAAAGAAAAAGGTCCAATGGATAGCAAAATGGAAAAAATGCTCATCCAAGGTACGCCGATGGCGCGACGCGGTACACCAGAAGAAGTTGCGAACGTGTATGCTTTTATCGCATCTTCGGAAGCAAGCTATGTTACAGGTGCGTTGTGGCTAGTTGATGGTGGCGTCACTGTCGCTAAAGGTGCTGTTGGTTCTGATACTCCGATGTGGTTTCGTTCAGAACCGCAAGGTGAATTACGCTTGGAACACGCGCAAGAAGGATTAGACAATAAAGATACGCAAACCATTAAATAG
- a CDS encoding zinc-dependent alcohol dehydrogenase translates to MKAVCWQSANNVRVDNVPDPKILNPRDAIVKITSTAICGSDLHIYGGYIPTVQKGDIIGHEFMGEVVEVGKGVNNLQVGDRVVVPSTIGCGRCYYCERDMWSLCDNSNPNGWMEEKLFGNITSAIYGYSHLLGGYAGAQAEYIRVPFADVGVLKVPKELPDEKLLFISDAIPTGYMGAELCDIQPGDTVAVWGCGAVGQFAMISAYMMGAERVIAIDRFPERLEMARKYAKAETINYEEVDPGDALKEMTGGRGPDCCIDAVGLEAHGVGVEDFYDQTKQKLKLETDRPHVLRQMMVACRKGGTLSIMGVYGGFVDKMPLGAAFNKGLTFRMGQMHGQKYMRLLLQLVLDGKLDPSFIVTHQLPLDEAPHAYKIFQQKQDNCVKVVLKP, encoded by the coding sequence ATGAAAGCTGTCTGCTGGCAAAGTGCTAATAATGTGCGGGTAGATAATGTTCCAGACCCGAAAATACTCAACCCGCGCGATGCGATCGTAAAGATTACATCTACTGCAATTTGTGGTTCTGACCTACATATTTATGGTGGTTATATCCCTACAGTGCAAAAAGGTGACATTATCGGTCACGAATTTATGGGGGAAGTAGTCGAAGTTGGTAAGGGCGTTAACAATTTACAAGTAGGCGATCGCGTTGTTGTTCCTTCAACAATCGGTTGCGGTCGTTGCTACTATTGCGAACGCGACATGTGGTCGCTGTGCGACAACTCTAACCCCAACGGCTGGATGGAAGAAAAGCTATTCGGTAATATCACTTCCGCAATTTATGGTTACTCGCACCTCTTAGGCGGTTATGCAGGGGCGCAAGCCGAATACATCCGCGTACCGTTTGCAGATGTTGGCGTTTTGAAAGTTCCCAAAGAATTACCCGACGAGAAGCTACTCTTTATTTCCGATGCGATTCCTACAGGGTACATGGGCGCAGAGTTATGCGATATTCAGCCTGGCGATACGGTAGCCGTTTGGGGTTGCGGTGCTGTCGGACAATTTGCGATGATTAGCGCTTACATGATGGGTGCAGAACGCGTGATTGCAATTGACCGTTTTCCCGAACGCTTGGAGATGGCAAGAAAATACGCTAAAGCTGAAACGATTAATTACGAGGAGGTCGATCCAGGCGACGCGCTTAAAGAAATGACCGGCGGACGCGGACCTGATTGCTGCATCGATGCGGTTGGGTTAGAAGCACACGGCGTAGGTGTTGAAGACTTCTACGACCAAACCAAGCAAAAGCTGAAGCTAGAAACCGACCGCCCGCACGTCTTGCGCCAAATGATGGTAGCGTGTCGTAAAGGCGGTACGCTCTCAATTATGGGTGTCTATGGTGGTTTTGTAGACAAAATGCCCTTGGGTGCAGCATTCAACAAAGGTTTGACGTTTAGGATGGGGCAAATGCACGGACAGAAATATATGCGTTTGTTGTTACAACTCGTCCTAGATGGCAAACTCGATCCGTCGTTTATCGTCACGCATCAGTTACCCCTAGACGAAGCACCCCACGCTTACAAGATTTTCCAGCAGAAGCAAGATAATTGCGTCAAAGTCGTACTAAAACCGTAA
- a CDS encoding manganese catalase family protein gives MFFHQKRLQYFTPPDKPDPLFAKKMQELVGGAFGEMTVMMQYLFQGWNCRGPAKYRDMLLDIGTEEIGHVEMVATMIAYLLDKAPLKVQEEGATDRIVGAVMGGNNVRDEIMAAAMNPQHGIVSGLGAMPADSVGFPWNGRFIVASGNLLADFRSNLHAESQGLMQAVRLYEMTDDSGVKDTLSFMIARDTMHQNQWLAAIEDLQSEGLEGPISPSIAYEYGKNEYAYKFLNHSEGTQSAEGRWAKGPTPDGKGEFEYVANPQPMGPEPEPPQPDPRLHGTSKTSQVPGTAGQA, from the coding sequence ATGTTTTTTCATCAAAAGCGGTTACAGTATTTTACTCCACCAGATAAACCAGACCCTCTATTTGCTAAAAAGATGCAAGAGTTAGTGGGCGGTGCTTTTGGCGAAATGACTGTGATGATGCAGTACTTATTTCAAGGTTGGAACTGCCGAGGACCTGCAAAATACCGCGATATGCTACTCGATATTGGAACTGAGGAAATTGGTCATGTCGAGATGGTAGCAACTATGATTGCGTATCTACTCGATAAAGCACCCCTGAAAGTTCAGGAAGAAGGAGCTACAGACCGTATTGTAGGCGCAGTGATGGGCGGCAATAACGTACGCGACGAAATTATGGCAGCTGCAATGAACCCCCAGCACGGAATTGTCTCAGGTTTAGGTGCAATGCCAGCTGATAGCGTTGGTTTTCCTTGGAATGGTCGGTTTATTGTTGCGAGTGGTAATTTACTTGCTGACTTTCGCTCTAATCTCCATGCTGAGTCTCAAGGTTTGATGCAGGCTGTACGGTTGTATGAGATGACCGACGACTCAGGCGTGAAAGATACGCTCAGTTTCATGATTGCTCGTGACACGATGCATCAAAACCAGTGGTTAGCAGCAATTGAAGATCTACAAAGTGAAGGGCTAGAAGGACCAATCTCTCCCAGTATCGCGTATGAATACGGCAAGAATGAGTATGCTTATAAGTTCTTGAACCATTCAGAAGGTACGCAAAGCGCTGAAGGACGTTGGGCTAAAGGTCCTACACCAGATGGCAAAGGCGAATTTGAGTATGTAGCAAATCCGCAACCAATGGGACCTGAACCCGAACCACCACAACCCGATCCGCGTTTGCACGGTACAAGTAAAACAAGCCAAGTTCCTGGTACAGCAGGTCAAGCATAA
- a CDS encoding orange carotenoid protein N-terminal domain-containing protein gives MPTTNDETITQVVKAFQSLSVDEQLALFWFIYKEMGDSITPAAPQASTVSPDIAEGLFNQIKEKSHEEQLQFQRDLINKADTEYTRMYGSMSDTTKLLVWYRLAQGMDSGTIIPMPPNYELSSEAKQVLEQVKGLEFEQQITTLRDYVAPMGAEPAGGSEV, from the coding sequence ATGCCAACAACTAATGATGAGACGATTACTCAAGTCGTCAAAGCTTTTCAAAGCTTGAGTGTAGACGAACAACTGGCTTTATTCTGGTTCATTTACAAAGAAATGGGTGATTCGATTACACCCGCTGCACCTCAAGCGAGTACCGTTTCTCCTGATATTGCGGAAGGACTTTTCAATCAAATTAAAGAAAAATCGCACGAAGAACAGCTACAATTTCAGCGCGATCTAATTAATAAAGCTGATACTGAATATACGCGGATGTACGGCTCTATGAGCGATACGACTAAATTATTAGTTTGGTATCGCTTAGCGCAAGGAATGGATAGCGGTACAATTATCCCCATGCCTCCTAACTACGAGCTTTCTTCTGAAGCAAAACAAGTTCTAGAACAAGTCAAAGGACTTGAATTTGAACAACAAATTACAACCTTACGCGACTATGTAGCACCTATGGGTGCAGAACCCGCAGGTGGATCAGAAGTATAA